One stretch of Paenibacillus sp. FSL R5-0341 DNA includes these proteins:
- a CDS encoding TatD family hydrolase produces the protein MPIIDIHIHLSDIDSFHQTAIDLSKVDYSAAGLKAEFDKNDVILGIGMGVTEQTKGAFPDSTSPNPMGLDLEEKVPSFLMECVGINPNALDGKHAQDELDRIEARLRSPEVAGIKLYAGYYHHYVYDKIYTPVYELAAKYNLPVVIHTGDTYSMNGLLKYSHPLTVDELAFQQRGVNFMICHLGDPWVMDAAEVVAKNPNVYADLSGLVVGDRPHFERFMNEPLFMDHFRRALVYSDHYEKMLFGTDWPLAPIDLYAEFVRRLVPEQHHDKVFYENAFGLFPRIGQRIADLG, from the coding sequence ATGCCGATCATTGATATTCACATTCATCTGTCGGACATCGACAGCTTTCACCAAACAGCGATTGATCTGTCCAAAGTGGATTACTCTGCCGCTGGTCTGAAAGCGGAGTTCGATAAGAACGACGTCATTCTGGGTATCGGAATGGGGGTTACGGAGCAGACAAAGGGAGCATTCCCGGATTCTACTTCCCCTAATCCGATGGGACTTGATCTGGAAGAGAAGGTTCCCTCATTCCTCATGGAATGCGTGGGAATCAATCCTAATGCGCTAGATGGTAAACACGCTCAGGACGAGCTTGACCGGATTGAAGCAAGACTGCGATCCCCTGAAGTAGCCGGAATCAAACTTTATGCCGGATACTATCATCACTATGTATATGACAAAATCTATACTCCGGTCTATGAACTCGCAGCCAAGTACAACTTGCCTGTGGTGATTCATACAGGAGACACGTACTCCATGAATGGGTTGCTCAAGTATTCGCATCCACTGACGGTAGATGAATTGGCCTTTCAGCAGCGCGGTGTGAACTTTATGATCTGTCATCTGGGTGATCCCTGGGTGATGGATGCAGCAGAAGTAGTGGCGAAGAATCCGAACGTGTATGCGGATTTGTCTGGTCTTGTGGTGGGGGATCGGCCTCATTTTGAACGGTTCATGAACGAACCTTTGTTCATGGATCATTTCCGCCGGGCTTTGGTCTATTCGGATCATTACGAGAAAATGCTGTTTGGCACCGACTGGCCGCTTGCTCCTATCGATCTGTATGCCGAATTTGTCCGCCGACTTGTACCGGAACAGCATCATGATAAAGTCTTCTACGAGAATGCCTTTGGGCTTTTTCCACGTATTGGACAGCGGATTGCGGATCTGGGTTAG
- a CDS encoding GNAT family N-acetyltransferase: MTVTSIIDQIHIIEYDPSYAAALADMWNRSNESWGGGTNLRTEETVRREMESSSNLYAFLAVHEKEVVGFCSFAHYRYDERALYVPLLNVRPDYHGYKVGRNLILNAVRKTVEAGWPRLDLFTWAGNTKAVPMYKKCGFFWEKKDDNVHLMNFIPTILQTEALAPYFEELDWYADSTRELVIEPDGRRERGFDFFDYTWKKGDVSLRAEFEKSGRGLTALETPDYEISTEVDDHDLVFGSSYKVRYRIKNTSASELAIEIKGEDNKNIRFALDAARAVAPGETIIVEGEFHLDPITEEQNNNKTHPVVASTCLINGKKAEFRLGIAPKFPAKIKTVLPVKELYPGILAELVLNVENNVDAETEFSLDLPEDEFLEWAERSVRFTVPAKGKVSVPVPFTLRSYGLYSQEVEVTAVPAGNPAISFTSKLSVLMKGIEGKYGGQIEDQWVAVNGAFSLHMSKQDNNMWIEYPGSRHSFWWIYPKLGKPFAEELSKKQAKEVNIYAEGERQVLEALYDSEDFPGLQIKSVVKLSANGIAEFHHEVENTRDTAWEEDLFLMNNFGFYGNQLILPYQGCFVDMEDDYAGDPNHWDSSQITENWLFCKEEYGASGIYWDPSLKLLRPEYTLGLQHELGRIAAGAVVRTKATVYALNTFAKWHDFRAFARKQRNPIIPLLDSHLDLTLNEGNPFAPDVLQATLNEHKLVPLAGKLELYAQQGGEPEGMANAKEFNSEQNLNSAKLTFSPDEADRDQHVSGWKVRGLYRGEDRIQERTALWFPQSGTEVKQKIEEGSSGPLYIVDNGVLSIAVAPEFGSVVHSLKYAGEEWLDSSYPEPAPRSWWNPWYGGLGVGVPGMNGFSRQLEQRAASWTEHKDQYGNVWKGIKLTTRIEKHEANRGITIHQHYVMLPGVPVLCTLLEVTNESGLTLTNYSLAEERFLQPSSVFAEGWIEQPGKDRFPLGKVDVGLPLEDLLRVGSVSRDNMLHAVHRYPNQSAWGFANNQVTGLNVNHHLTIKHGETVWTEPTYLVLGPLPLSSPDVRDLLKLNFATSTEEKEALHADH, encoded by the coding sequence ATGACTGTAACTTCGATTATCGACCAGATCCATATTATTGAATACGATCCCTCTTACGCTGCCGCACTGGCGGATATGTGGAACCGCAGTAATGAAAGCTGGGGAGGTGGCACCAACCTTAGGACAGAGGAAACGGTTCGCCGGGAGATGGAGAGTTCGTCCAATCTTTATGCGTTTCTAGCTGTTCATGAGAAAGAGGTTGTTGGCTTCTGCAGTTTTGCTCATTACCGCTATGACGAGAGAGCACTATATGTACCGTTGCTTAACGTACGCCCCGACTATCACGGTTACAAGGTTGGACGCAACCTGATTCTGAATGCTGTGCGCAAGACCGTGGAGGCCGGATGGCCTCGCCTAGATCTGTTCACGTGGGCAGGGAATACGAAGGCTGTACCGATGTACAAGAAATGTGGATTCTTCTGGGAGAAAAAAGATGATAATGTGCATCTGATGAATTTCATCCCCACGATCTTGCAGACCGAAGCACTCGCTCCTTATTTCGAGGAGTTGGATTGGTATGCAGATAGCACGCGTGAACTCGTGATCGAGCCAGATGGCCGACGGGAGCGTGGTTTTGATTTCTTTGACTACACGTGGAAAAAGGGAGATGTCTCCCTGCGGGCTGAATTTGAAAAGTCGGGTCGAGGCCTGACTGCCCTCGAAACCCCGGATTACGAAATCTCAACAGAAGTCGATGATCATGATCTGGTTTTCGGTTCCAGTTATAAGGTTCGCTATCGCATTAAGAACACTTCAGCTTCCGAACTGGCGATTGAGATCAAGGGTGAGGATAACAAAAACATTCGATTTGCGCTGGATGCTGCACGAGCAGTGGCTCCGGGAGAAACCATCATCGTGGAAGGTGAGTTTCACCTTGATCCGATTACAGAAGAACAGAATAACAATAAGACGCATCCCGTTGTTGCCAGCACATGTTTGATCAACGGTAAGAAAGCGGAGTTCAGGTTGGGTATCGCTCCGAAATTCCCGGCCAAGATCAAGACCGTTTTGCCTGTGAAGGAGCTCTATCCAGGCATCCTGGCGGAATTGGTTCTGAACGTGGAAAATAATGTGGATGCCGAAACGGAGTTCAGCTTGGACCTGCCTGAGGATGAATTCCTTGAATGGGCAGAGCGTTCGGTGCGCTTTACGGTGCCTGCCAAAGGCAAAGTGTCTGTGCCAGTACCTTTCACCTTGCGTTCGTATGGTCTCTATTCCCAAGAAGTAGAAGTGACGGCAGTCCCAGCGGGGAACCCGGCGATCTCTTTCACAAGCAAACTTTCTGTACTGATGAAGGGAATCGAAGGGAAATATGGCGGGCAGATTGAGGATCAATGGGTGGCTGTCAATGGCGCATTCTCTCTTCATATGAGCAAACAAGATAATAACATGTGGATAGAATATCCCGGGTCCCGTCATTCATTCTGGTGGATTTATCCGAAGCTGGGTAAGCCGTTTGCCGAAGAGTTATCCAAGAAACAAGCCAAAGAAGTGAATATTTATGCCGAAGGGGAACGTCAGGTTCTTGAAGCACTGTATGACTCGGAGGATTTCCCAGGCTTGCAGATTAAGTCCGTGGTCAAGCTGTCTGCGAATGGAATCGCTGAATTCCACCACGAGGTTGAAAATACACGAGACACGGCTTGGGAAGAAGACCTATTTCTGATGAATAACTTCGGTTTCTACGGAAACCAGCTAATTCTACCTTACCAAGGCTGTTTTGTGGATATGGAAGATGATTATGCAGGTGATCCGAACCATTGGGACAGTTCACAGATTACGGAGAACTGGCTGTTCTGCAAAGAAGAGTATGGTGCCAGCGGTATCTATTGGGACCCTTCTCTGAAGCTGCTTCGCCCGGAATACACGCTGGGGTTGCAGCATGAGCTTGGCCGTATTGCCGCAGGAGCCGTTGTGCGGACCAAAGCAACTGTATATGCTTTGAACACGTTTGCCAAATGGCATGATTTCCGTGCGTTTGCACGGAAGCAGCGTAATCCGATCATTCCGTTGCTGGACAGTCATCTGGATCTGACACTGAATGAGGGGAATCCATTTGCCCCGGATGTGCTTCAAGCAACGTTGAATGAACATAAACTGGTTCCGCTTGCGGGCAAGCTGGAGCTGTATGCGCAGCAGGGTGGCGAACCGGAGGGTATGGCAAATGCGAAGGAATTCAATTCGGAGCAGAATCTAAACTCCGCCAAGCTGACATTTTCACCAGACGAAGCGGACCGAGACCAGCACGTAAGTGGTTGGAAAGTTCGTGGGCTATATCGGGGCGAAGATCGGATTCAGGAGCGAACGGCCCTTTGGTTCCCGCAGAGCGGAACAGAGGTGAAGCAGAAGATTGAAGAAGGTTCATCTGGACCTTTGTACATCGTAGATAATGGAGTGTTGTCGATCGCCGTTGCTCCTGAATTCGGAAGTGTAGTACACTCTCTGAAATATGCAGGAGAAGAATGGTTGGACAGCTCATACCCTGAACCCGCTCCACGCTCGTGGTGGAATCCGTGGTACGGCGGGTTGGGTGTGGGGGTTCCGGGCATGAATGGTTTCAGCCGCCAGTTGGAACAAAGAGCCGCTTCCTGGACAGAGCACAAGGACCAATACGGCAACGTCTGGAAAGGCATAAAGCTGACCACCCGAATTGAGAAGCATGAAGCGAATCGGGGAATCACGATCCACCAGCATTATGTAATGCTACCCGGTGTTCCTGTGCTCTGTACGCTGCTTGAAGTGACAAACGAAAGCGGTCTGACGCTGACGAATTACTCGCTTGCGGAGGAACGTTTCCTCCAGCCTTCATCTGTCTTTGCGGAAGGTTGGATCGAGCAACCGGGTAAAGATCGATTCCCGCTAGGCAAGGTAGATGTGGGCCTGCCACTTGAAGACCTTTTGCGAGTCGGATCGGTTTCGCGTGATAACATGCTGCATGCGGTCCATCGTTACCCGAATCAGAGTGCATGGGGTTTTGCCAATAATCAGGTGACTGGTCTGAACGTGAATCATCATCTGACAATCAAGCATGGGGAAACAGTCTGGACGGAGCCGACATATCTTGTCCTGGGGCCACTCCCACTGAGTTCACCGGATGTACGTGACCTTCTCAAACTGAATTTTGCAACTTCTACCGAGGAAAAGGAGGCTTTACATGCCGATCATTGA
- a CDS encoding type II toxin-antitoxin system PemK/MazF family toxin → MIIPKRGDLIWLDFDPQAGHEQAGRRPAIVLSELEFNEITGFAVVCPITSQAKDYPFEVTLPEELPFSGVVLTDQLKSLDVRQRRIQIAGHAEPTSEFMKSVLRNVRSILA, encoded by the coding sequence TTGATTATTCCCAAACGAGGCGATCTGATATGGCTTGACTTTGATCCTCAAGCGGGTCACGAGCAAGCCGGGAGACGACCGGCTATTGTTCTATCGGAACTTGAATTCAATGAAATAACGGGTTTTGCCGTTGTATGTCCCATAACGAGCCAAGCCAAGGATTATCCTTTTGAAGTTACACTACCAGAAGAGCTGCCATTTTCAGGTGTTGTTTTGACGGATCAGTTGAAGAGTCTTGATGTGCGGCAACGACGTATCCAAATTGCGGGGCATGCCGAACCAACCTCTGAATTTATGAAATCAGTTCTACGCAATGTCCGTTCTATATTGGCATAA
- a CDS encoding AbrB/MazE/SpoVT family DNA-binding domain-containing protein: MEHQSNERRGIAMTTATLSKWGNSSAIRIPNQLLKRLNLEEGSEIEILVTEDNELLLRPKTKPVESNEELRNHLKTLLSKVKQDTRHEEIDFGTEGKELL; this comes from the coding sequence TTGGAGCATCAATCAAACGAAAGGCGTGGGATTGCCATGACTACAGCCACACTTAGCAAATGGGGAAATAGCAGTGCAATTCGCATTCCTAACCAATTGCTTAAGCGTCTTAATCTGGAAGAAGGCTCGGAAATCGAGATTTTGGTGACAGAAGATAATGAATTGTTGTTGCGTCCAAAAACCAAGCCTGTAGAGTCCAATGAGGAACTACGTAACCATCTAAAGACTTTGCTCTCTAAAGTGAAACAGGATACAAGACATGAAGAAATAGACTTTGGTACCGAAGGGAAAGAGTTACTTTGA
- a CDS encoding DedA family protein, whose amino-acid sequence MTEWITQFILFFKDLSYAGLVIALSFEFVPAELVLPMAGYWVYLGDMKLWLAILAGTVGGTFGPLTLYALGRYGGRPMVEKFGKYFLIRPHHLDASDKFFEKYGSGVAFYGRFVPGIRTVISIPCGMAKMNVFKFSLFTFLAMLPITSLYIYLGFKLGSQWEHVDEIVKPYIVPAAVVFLGAFGLYVLLKRWKRRTALNKS is encoded by the coding sequence ATGACAGAATGGATCACGCAATTTATACTCTTCTTTAAAGATTTGTCATACGCAGGTCTCGTCATTGCCTTGTCGTTTGAATTCGTACCCGCTGAACTTGTACTGCCCATGGCGGGATATTGGGTGTATCTGGGGGATATGAAACTGTGGCTGGCAATTCTGGCTGGTACCGTAGGCGGAACGTTCGGACCTCTGACATTGTATGCCCTGGGACGATACGGCGGCAGACCGATGGTCGAAAAATTCGGCAAGTATTTCTTGATTCGCCCCCATCATCTGGACGCTTCCGATAAGTTCTTCGAGAAATATGGCAGCGGGGTAGCTTTCTATGGACGTTTTGTACCCGGTATTCGGACCGTGATCTCCATCCCATGTGGTATGGCGAAGATGAATGTGTTTAAATTCAGTCTCTTTACATTCTTGGCCATGCTTCCGATCACCTCATTGTACATCTACTTAGGCTTCAAATTAGGCTCTCAATGGGAGCATGTGGATGAGATTGTTAAGCCTTATATCGTTCCGGCAGCGGTGGTTTTCTTGGGCGCATTTGGATTGTATGTGCTTCTGAAACGTTGGAAAAGAAGAACGGCTTTGAACAAGTCATAG
- a CDS encoding MFS transporter has product MQLATIFLGFIVFGISENIKGPAIPRIQFDFNLDEKQLGTLLSLNALGYLIACSFTAILVRKWGIKAVSIISFASMILSGVFIYVSHTYPLFASSYFFMYIGNGMLEIALAILGARIFVKNTGTMMNLSHFFYGLSSTVAPLLATGVMSLSVFGHVLDWRGMYLVMLSLCLLPIIAALRSKFPGDDLPHEDRTSLKTLTRDPAIWLMVLILSFGVVSELAVGGWLVNFLEKAYTWDTVKASGLLSAFFLSFSLGRLLLGPLTDRIGFVLSLILFSAFSAVCTFLAIGGGEELAFFFAVSGAGIAMIYPTVMAFIARRYPNGSDTAITFTVTLMGVGSVIGNYVIGWVIEGVKNMYGPTTQLGLLRGLQAGYGFIGLCAVICAASGVVLYVYLKRRQELI; this is encoded by the coding sequence ATGCAGCTGGCAACGATCTTTCTTGGATTTATCGTTTTTGGCATATCGGAAAATATTAAGGGCCCGGCCATTCCGCGCATTCAATTCGACTTTAATCTGGATGAGAAACAGCTCGGGACGTTATTGTCCCTGAACGCACTAGGCTACCTGATCGCCTGCTCCTTCACGGCTATTCTGGTTCGCAAATGGGGCATCAAGGCGGTTAGCATCATATCGTTTGCATCAATGATCCTCTCGGGTGTGTTCATTTATGTGTCTCATACCTATCCACTCTTTGCTTCATCGTACTTCTTCATGTACATCGGTAACGGCATGCTCGAGATTGCTTTGGCGATTCTGGGTGCGCGGATCTTTGTGAAAAACACAGGTACGATGATGAACCTGTCCCATTTCTTCTATGGGTTAAGTTCAACGGTAGCGCCTTTGCTGGCGACTGGGGTGATGTCGTTGAGCGTGTTCGGACACGTACTGGACTGGCGAGGCATGTATCTCGTGATGTTGTCACTCTGTCTGCTGCCGATCATTGCGGCGCTGCGCAGCAAATTCCCGGGTGACGATCTTCCTCATGAAGATCGGACTTCGCTCAAGACGTTAACACGTGATCCAGCCATCTGGCTGATGGTGCTCATTCTTTCTTTTGGCGTGGTATCTGAACTGGCGGTTGGAGGTTGGCTCGTTAACTTTCTGGAGAAAGCCTACACCTGGGACACGGTCAAAGCATCTGGGCTCCTGTCTGCGTTCTTCCTCAGCTTCTCGCTGGGACGTCTGCTGCTTGGTCCACTGACGGACCGAATCGGATTTGTGCTATCGCTCATTCTTTTCTCTGCTTTCTCGGCGGTATGTACATTCCTGGCGATTGGGGGCGGGGAGGAACTTGCGTTCTTCTTTGCTGTATCGGGGGCAGGTATTGCGATGATCTATCCGACCGTTATGGCGTTTATCGCACGCAGATATCCGAACGGCAGTGACACCGCGATTACGTTCACGGTTACCCTCATGGGCGTCGGTAGTGTCATCGGTAACTATGTGATTGGCTGGGTCATTGAAGGCGTGAAGAATATGTACGGTCCAACGACTCAGTTGGGGCTGCTGCGTGGACTTCAGGCGGGATATGGATTCATCGGTCTATGCGCTGTGATCTGTGCGGCATCTGGCGTAGTGTTGTATGTGTATTTGAAGCGAAGGCAGGAACTGATATAG
- a CDS encoding ROK family protein gives MLPTSHNTQQVKRINVELVKNTLRSMGVGTKASIANLTKLSVATCGTILNELLQTGEIIDLGPDESSGGRPASRYQFNADYASVLCLIIRTEGGIHSITHTYANLNGEMADEQTLFLDEINVPVVENLISNLIEQHHNVQAIGIGIPGVAHNGVIGICDVPELMYQPLGPRLKEQYEDVEVVIGNDMNLTVYGLYNQQQFEEEKNFAVVTFPENHFPGAGFIIDGRPLTGNTQFGGEVSFLPFGVSREEQLRMLKTVEGLQELVVQTLVSIIAIINPATIVVTGDTMDPAMRDGLTQGCLDRMIPLEHMPELIIQRDTRREYVTGLVAVTLESLTYRIQVIEKQW, from the coding sequence ATGTTACCCACATCACACAACACCCAACAGGTGAAGCGGATCAACGTTGAACTTGTGAAGAACACTCTCAGATCCATGGGCGTAGGCACGAAGGCTTCCATTGCGAACCTAACCAAACTCAGCGTAGCTACATGTGGCACGATCCTGAACGAATTGCTCCAAACGGGTGAGATTATTGATCTGGGTCCGGATGAATCGAGCGGGGGGAGACCGGCGAGTCGGTATCAATTCAATGCGGACTACGCCAGTGTACTGTGCCTGATTATTCGAACGGAGGGCGGCATTCACTCGATCACACATACATATGCCAATCTGAACGGAGAGATGGCGGACGAACAGACACTCTTTTTGGATGAGATTAATGTCCCGGTAGTAGAGAATCTAATTTCAAACCTGATCGAACAACACCACAATGTGCAGGCGATTGGTATTGGTATACCTGGGGTGGCGCACAACGGCGTTATTGGGATCTGTGATGTACCGGAGTTGATGTATCAGCCACTCGGGCCAAGGCTTAAGGAACAATATGAAGACGTGGAAGTGGTCATTGGCAACGACATGAACCTGACAGTCTACGGGCTGTATAACCAGCAGCAATTTGAGGAAGAGAAGAACTTTGCGGTGGTGACTTTTCCGGAGAACCATTTTCCAGGTGCAGGCTTTATCATTGATGGTCGTCCGCTGACCGGGAATACGCAATTTGGGGGCGAGGTGTCCTTCTTACCTTTTGGCGTGTCACGAGAAGAGCAGTTGCGAATGTTGAAAACGGTGGAAGGGTTGCAGGAACTGGTCGTACAGACGCTGGTATCCATCATCGCGATTATTAACCCGGCTACGATTGTGGTTACAGGGGATACGATGGACCCGGCTATGCGGGATGGCTTGACGCAAGGTTGTCTGGATCGAATGATTCCACTGGAGCATATGCCGGAGTTGATCATCCAGAGAGACACTCGGCGCGAATATGTTACGGGGTTGGTCGCGGTGACGCTGGAGAGCCTGACCTACCGCATTCAGGTGATTGAGAAGCAGTGGTAA
- a CDS encoding helix-turn-helix transcriptional regulator translates to MAKKVVVNIHKLTEKHNISLRELARLSDIRHAALSELQSGKRENINFAHIERIAEALGIDDIREIIEIRNV, encoded by the coding sequence ATGGCAAAGAAAGTCGTTGTCAATATTCACAAACTTACGGAAAAACACAATATCTCGTTGCGTGAACTAGCACGATTGTCTGACATTCGCCACGCCGCTTTGAGTGAGTTGCAGTCTGGGAAGCGAGAGAATATCAACTTTGCTCATATTGAGCGGATTGCTGAGGCGTTGGGTATTGACGACATACGGGAGATTATTGAGATTCGAAATGTATGA
- a CDS encoding HEPN domain-containing protein — MIKSLALFQSIIEDTRNTNALYNYLENVIKPPYDYSDLLRWQWAQSVSALDKLIHDLVRVGMQESFFNSRKPTKKFLSFGLTIDVHSQMIQNPTTASILLEQQITHKHGFLSFQEPEKISDALSNIWEEPHKWKKISEKLNLEENFTKIQLKNISIRRNQIVHEGDYSSSLLQRQPISEQDVTEVIDFIEKIGFSIYELVLLDSNVS; from the coding sequence ATGATTAAATCATTAGCGTTGTTCCAGTCAATTATAGAAGATACTAGAAATACTAATGCATTATATAATTATTTGGAGAATGTGATTAAACCTCCATATGATTATTCAGATTTACTAAGATGGCAGTGGGCTCAATCAGTTTCAGCATTAGACAAATTAATACATGATTTAGTAAGAGTAGGGATGCAGGAGAGTTTCTTTAATAGCCGTAAACCTACAAAGAAATTCCTTTCTTTTGGATTAACTATTGATGTCCATTCTCAAATGATTCAGAATCCTACTACTGCTAGTATATTGTTAGAACAACAAATTACACATAAACATGGGTTCTTATCCTTTCAAGAACCTGAGAAAATTAGCGATGCACTATCAAATATTTGGGAAGAGCCTCATAAATGGAAAAAAATATCGGAAAAATTAAATTTGGAAGAAAATTTTACTAAGATACAATTGAAAAATATTTCTATTAGACGTAACCAAATCGTTCATGAAGGTGATTATTCGAGCAGTTTGTTACAAAGGCAACCAATAAGTGAACAGGATGTAACTGAAGTTATCGATTTCATAGAAAAAATTGGATTTTCGATATATGAACTTGTTTTGTTAGATTCAAATGTATCATAA
- a CDS encoding AAA family ATPase has translation MEAKIITMFNHKGGVSKTTTTYNLGWKLTDLGKKVLLVDADPQCNLTSLLLGESFEQYYTDETTKNLNLKDSVKVAFEGKPKPITAIDCYIPETNNKLHIIPGHMDLSEYDPSLSLALNSNNAISTLQNLPGSFYELIRLCSEKYEIDYVLIDMNPGLSAINQTLFMSSDGFIIPTNPDPFSIMALRTLKNILPRWKKWAVQSRELFKEASYPLPDAEMKFIGEVIQRFNIRKQKAARPYQGKIDEIREYTEKDLVPELLKHSMVYDLSELISQGRINDYCLAEISEFGSLIQKANTHYVPVFALTNEQIGESGQVLDQMAINRDRFDQIFKNLANYIIEIVK, from the coding sequence ATGGAAGCTAAGATTATTACAATGTTTAACCACAAGGGCGGTGTCAGCAAAACAACGACCACCTATAATTTAGGATGGAAATTAACAGACTTAGGTAAAAAAGTTTTATTAGTGGATGCAGATCCTCAGTGTAACCTTACAAGTTTGCTTTTAGGAGAATCATTTGAGCAGTATTACACAGATGAAACCACTAAAAATTTAAACTTAAAGGATTCTGTAAAAGTAGCTTTTGAAGGGAAGCCGAAACCAATAACAGCAATTGATTGCTATATTCCAGAAACGAACAATAAATTACATATTATCCCTGGTCATATGGATTTGTCTGAGTATGATCCATCTCTGAGTTTGGCTTTGAATAGTAACAATGCAATATCGACTTTGCAAAATCTTCCAGGATCGTTTTATGAACTTATTAGATTATGTTCAGAAAAATATGAAATTGATTATGTTCTGATTGATATGAATCCTGGTTTAAGTGCAATAAATCAAACTTTATTTATGTCATCTGATGGTTTTATTATTCCAACTAACCCTGACCCTTTTTCTATTATGGCACTTAGAACTTTAAAAAATATTTTACCAAGATGGAAAAAATGGGCTGTTCAATCTAGAGAACTATTCAAAGAAGCTTCATATCCCCTCCCTGATGCAGAAATGAAGTTTATAGGTGAGGTAATCCAAAGATTTAATATAAGAAAACAAAAAGCAGCCCGTCCATACCAAGGTAAAATAGATGAAATTAGAGAATATACTGAAAAAGATTTGGTACCGGAACTATTGAAACACTCAATGGTATACGACCTCAGTGAACTTATTAGCCAAGGGAGAATAAACGATTATTGTTTAGCTGAAATATCCGAATTTGGTTCTTTGATTCAGAAGGCAAATACTCATTATGTCCCTGTGTTTGCACTGACGAATGAGCAGATAGGAGAGAGTGGACAGGTATTAGATCAAATGGCTATTAATAGAGACAGATTCGATCAGATATTTAAAAATTTAGCTAATTATATAATAGAGATTGTCAAATGA
- a CDS encoding TetR/AcrR family transcriptional regulator has product MVQAKKDEVRKEIEYAALKVFFEKGYVDAKMSDIADEINISVGNIYTYFKNKKELFYAVVPPDLVDYLKNVLVETIHFDNQTLFEETDSERKSALLQEQVDVLRKYRNQIVIIFEKNKGTIYTNAKNELVELMIETKKAYLKNQYKRYEIGTEENLILLNILAHNVIDMNLDLLKRDMSEDSRKQIFEALYVYRLYGMKSLNE; this is encoded by the coding sequence ATGGTGCAAGCCAAGAAAGACGAAGTCAGGAAAGAGATCGAATACGCGGCGCTCAAGGTCTTTTTTGAAAAGGGCTATGTGGATGCCAAGATGAGCGATATCGCGGATGAGATCAATATTTCCGTGGGCAACATCTATACTTATTTTAAGAACAAGAAAGAACTATTCTACGCCGTTGTGCCGCCGGATCTGGTGGATTATTTGAAAAATGTGCTGGTGGAGACCATTCACTTTGATAACCAGACCTTGTTCGAGGAAACGGATAGCGAGCGAAAGTCAGCACTGTTGCAGGAACAGGTGGATGTATTACGTAAATACCGGAATCAGATTGTGATCATCTTCGAAAAGAATAAAGGCACCATCTACACCAACGCCAAGAACGAACTTGTCGAGCTGATGATCGAAACCAAGAAGGCCTACCTCAAGAATCAATATAAACGGTATGAGATTGGCACTGAGGAGAACTTGATCTTACTGAACATCCTCGCACACAACGTCATCGACATGAATCTGGATCTATTGAAGCGGGATATGAGTGAGGACAGCCGGAAGCAAATCTTTGAAGCGTTGTATGTATACAGACTATACGGCATGAAGAGCCTCAACGAATAA